The following coding sequences lie in one Sphingobium sp. KCTC 72723 genomic window:
- the bla gene encoding subclass B3 metallo-beta-lactamase, translating into MILRHIILALTALAAATTSPAAARTSGPASIADHQRQCAGKDGWSDPAPPVRIFANVYDVGSCGIAVLLVAGPKGHVLIDGATAQAVPSILRNIERLGLALSDVKYLLSTHEHIDHAGGLHALQQRAGATLIASAAARPLLESGVPASDDPQRGGIPGFTGARVGRVVKDGEIVTLGSLRLTAHLTPGHSPGGTSWSWTSCAGRSCHAIVYADSLSAVSADGYRFTDHPAYVARLRASIAKVAGLRCDLVISPHPSASNLYERLAGKAPLVDAKGCATYAAAARKRLDDRLASEAATPQKPAG; encoded by the coding sequence TTGATTCTGCGACATATCATACTGGCCCTGACGGCGCTCGCCGCTGCCACCACGTCGCCCGCTGCCGCGCGGACAAGCGGCCCGGCCAGCATCGCGGATCATCAGCGCCAGTGCGCGGGCAAGGATGGCTGGAGCGATCCCGCCCCGCCGGTCCGCATCTTCGCCAATGTCTATGACGTGGGCAGTTGCGGCATCGCCGTTTTGCTGGTCGCCGGTCCCAAAGGGCATGTCCTGATCGACGGGGCGACGGCGCAGGCCGTGCCGTCGATCCTGCGCAATATCGAACGACTGGGCCTGGCGCTGTCCGACGTCAAATATCTGCTCTCCACGCATGAGCATATCGACCATGCCGGTGGCCTGCACGCCCTTCAGCAGCGCGCTGGCGCGACCCTGATCGCATCGGCCGCCGCCCGCCCCCTGCTGGAAAGCGGCGTCCCGGCCAGCGACGATCCACAGCGCGGCGGCATCCCCGGTTTCACCGGCGCGCGCGTCGGCCGCGTCGTCAAGGATGGCGAAATCGTCACGCTGGGTTCGCTGCGCCTGACCGCCCATCTGACGCCCGGCCATTCGCCCGGCGGCACCAGCTGGTCATGGACATCCTGCGCGGGCCGCTCCTGCCACGCCATCGTCTATGCCGACAGCCTCAGCGCCGTATCGGCGGACGGCTACCGCTTTACCGATCATCCCGCCTATGTCGCCCGCCTGCGCGCCAGCATCGCCAAGGTCGCAGGCCTACGCTGCGATCTGGTCATCAGCCCGCACCCGTCCGCCAGCAACCTCTACGAACGCCTTGCGGGCAAAGCCCCGCTGGTCGACGCCAAAGGCTGCGCCACCTACGCCGCCGCCGCGCGCAAACGGCTGGACGACCGGCTGGCCAGCGAAGCCGCTACGCCCCAAAAACCTGCCGGTTAG
- a CDS encoding ISNCY family transposase encodes MTVVAMNRGELSRYDTLLRVTRRELRVEDAATLLGLTRRQVGRLLLRLRAEGPEGLVSRRRGRPSNRRHSDAFRQRVIALVREHYADFGPTLATEYLAERHQITISHETLRKLMIEAGLWKDRDARRPRPYQPRYRRDCRGELIQVDGSKHWWFENRGPQCTLLVFIDDATSELMHLRMVESENTFAYMDAMTAYIEAHGKPVAIYSDKHGVFRNNTASAKGDGMTHFGRALEALNIEIICANSPQAKGRVERANGTLQDRLVKAMRLDGISTIAEANAFLPGYMARHNQRFAKAPFDPRDVHRPLAPHDDLKAEMVWREQRTVTQALTLHYNKALIILEPTQVSRPLAGKRVDVCEYPDGRLEIRHEEHVLPYRVFDKIRQVNQAAIVENKHLDAALAMAKAMQEMLPPRKRNNNEPCRRSQGAHMFPPPQPQEGAPVKRKRGRPPLPRLSPIEAAQRLLEPV; translated from the coding sequence ATGACGGTGGTGGCCATGAACCGTGGCGAGCTTTCGCGGTATGATACGCTGCTTCGGGTGACGCGCCGCGAACTGCGGGTCGAAGATGCGGCGACGCTTCTGGGATTGACGCGTCGTCAGGTCGGCCGATTGCTCCTTCGTTTGCGGGCCGAGGGCCCCGAAGGTCTTGTTTCCCGGCGGCGTGGTCGCCCCAGCAACCGGCGTCACAGCGACGCCTTTCGTCAGCGGGTCATTGCCTTGGTGCGTGAGCACTACGCCGATTTCGGACCGACCCTGGCGACCGAGTATCTGGCCGAGCGGCACCAGATCACCATTTCGCACGAGACGCTGCGCAAACTGATGATTGAAGCTGGTCTGTGGAAGGATCGCGATGCTCGTCGCCCGCGACCCTATCAGCCCCGCTACCGCCGCGATTGTCGCGGCGAGCTGATCCAGGTCGATGGCTCGAAGCACTGGTGGTTCGAGAATCGCGGACCGCAGTGCACGCTGCTGGTTTTCATCGACGATGCGACCAGCGAGCTGATGCACCTCAGGATGGTCGAGAGCGAGAACACGTTCGCCTACATGGATGCAATGACCGCTTATATCGAGGCACACGGCAAGCCGGTGGCGATCTACTCGGACAAGCACGGCGTGTTTCGGAACAACACAGCCTCGGCCAAGGGCGATGGCATGACGCACTTCGGCCGGGCGCTGGAAGCGCTCAACATTGAGATCATTTGCGCCAACTCGCCGCAGGCCAAGGGCCGGGTCGAGCGCGCCAACGGGACGTTGCAAGACCGCCTGGTCAAGGCGATGCGGCTCGATGGCATATCGACGATTGCCGAGGCCAACGCCTTCCTGCCGGGCTATATGGCGCGCCACAACCAGCGGTTCGCCAAGGCGCCGTTCGATCCGCGCGATGTGCATCGCCCCCTTGCCCCGCATGACGATCTCAAGGCCGAGATGGTCTGGCGCGAGCAGCGTACGGTGACGCAGGCGCTGACGCTGCATTACAACAAGGCGCTGATCATCCTCGAACCTACGCAGGTCAGCCGACCGCTGGCGGGCAAGCGGGTCGATGTCTGCGAGTATCCTGACGGCCGGCTCGAGATACGTCACGAGGAACACGTCCTGCCCTACCGGGTGTTCGACAAGATCCGGCAGGTAAATCAGGCGGCGATAGTTGAGAACAAGCATCTCGATGCGGCGCTGGCGATGGCCAAGGCGATGCAAGAGATGTTGCCGCCGAGGAAGCGCAACAACAACGAGCCGTGCCGAAGATCCCAGGGCGCACACATGTTCCCGCCCCCGCAGCCGCAGGAAGGCGCACCGGTCAAGCGCAAGCGGGGCCGTCCCCCCCTTCCCCGGCTCAGCCCGATCGAAGCTGCGCAGCGTTTGCTCGAGCCCGTGTGA
- the gloB gene encoding hydroxyacylglutathione hydrolase: MIEVVRIPVLSDNYVWLMHDDVSGETVVIDPAVADPVLAVAQARGWTIGQIWNTHWHGDHVGGNAAIKAAAEAWGGCVITGPAAEAAKIGTLDRMVGEGDAVRIGSHVATVMEVPAHTAGHIAYHLADDAILFVGDTLFAMGCGRLFEGTAAQMFDNMARLGALPGETSVYCAHEYTLSNGRFAVTVEPDNDALAARVVAVEAARARGEATVPTTIALERDTNIFMRARDVAQLAQRRAAKDAA, from the coding sequence ATGATCGAAGTGGTCCGCATTCCCGTGCTGTCCGACAATTATGTCTGGTTGATGCATGATGACGTCAGTGGCGAGACGGTGGTGATCGACCCCGCGGTGGCCGATCCGGTGCTGGCAGTGGCGCAGGCGCGGGGATGGACGATCGGCCAGATCTGGAACACGCACTGGCATGGCGACCATGTCGGGGGCAATGCGGCGATCAAGGCGGCGGCAGAGGCATGGGGCGGGTGCGTCATCACTGGCCCGGCGGCGGAGGCGGCGAAGATCGGCACGCTCGACCGGATGGTGGGCGAAGGCGATGCGGTGCGGATCGGCTCCCATGTTGCGACGGTGATGGAGGTGCCTGCGCATACCGCCGGGCATATCGCCTATCATCTGGCGGACGATGCTATCCTGTTCGTCGGCGACACGCTGTTTGCGATGGGATGCGGGCGTTTGTTCGAGGGGACGGCGGCGCAGATGTTCGACAATATGGCGCGGCTGGGCGCTTTGCCGGGCGAAACGAGCGTCTATTGCGCGCATGAATATACGCTTTCCAACGGCCGGTTCGCGGTGACGGTGGAGCCGGACAATGATGCGCTGGCCGCGCGAGTGGTGGCGGTGGAAGCGGCGCGGGCGCGGGGCGAGGCGACGGTGCCGACGACGATCGCGCTGGAGCGGGACACCAATATCTTCATGCGGGCGCGCGACGTGGCGCAATTGGCGCAGCGGCGTGCGGCCAAGGATGCGGCTTGA
- a CDS encoding VOC family protein — protein MPKFLHSMIRVTDVDATIAFFDLLGLKEVKRFSSEQGRFTLVYLAAPGDEDAQVELTYNWPQSDGSAAESYDGGRNFGHIAYQVENIYATCQRLVDAGVTINRPPRDGHMAFVRTPDGISIELLQDGRLDPAEPWASMPNTGVW, from the coding sequence TTGCCCAAATTCCTGCACTCCATGATCCGTGTCACTGATGTCGATGCGACGATCGCCTTTTTCGACCTGCTGGGGCTGAAAGAGGTCAAGCGGTTTTCCAGCGAGCAGGGGCGCTTCACGCTCGTTTATCTTGCTGCACCGGGTGACGAGGATGCGCAGGTCGAGCTGACCTATAACTGGCCGCAGAGCGATGGCAGCGCGGCGGAAAGCTATGATGGCGGGCGTAATTTCGGCCATATCGCCTACCAGGTCGAAAATATCTATGCCACTTGCCAGCGGTTGGTGGACGCAGGGGTTACGATCAACCGGCCGCCGCGCGACGGGCATATGGCGTTCGTGCGGACGCCCGACGGCATTTCGATCGAACTGTTGCAGGACGGGCGGCTGGACCCGGCCGAACCCTGGGCGTCGATGCCCAACACAGGCGTCTGGTAA